From the Diachasmimorpha longicaudata isolate KC_UGA_2023 chromosome 15, iyDiaLong2, whole genome shotgun sequence genome, the window ACTCTTCTGGAATCTCCCCCCAATGACTCTCACGAAAATATCAGACATTCGACTTGTGAAATCCGCCCCAACGCGCCCAAAGGACTGGCCGAAGTACGTGCACTGGCCCAGGATGGAGTCGATGGAGGACACTCCAGGCAAGTCTTGCTCGAGGGTTACCAGGAACTGGGACAGCTTCTCCTCCAGCCAGTGGTAGAATATCGCTGACTCGTTTATCACAGAGTCACGAGTGGACGTGTGATCGTCATCGATGAACATCGCTCGATATTGAGTGATGATATTGAACAAGTGGATTCTGGACAATTCGATGGTCTTTGTCAGATGATAATTGGGGTCCTCCTTAGGTATAGTATTCAGCAGTCCCTGCAGCCACCCGTCTCGCGCCTGcagaaattttattcgaaGCTCTGCCTCGGTGAAGGCGTCCATGGATCGAAGGAGTCCAACCAGCTGGAGGCACTTTGGCAGGGGGAGGTCACCTCTGAGGGAACCAATCACCTGTCCCACCATTCCAGACCAGCTGTTCTCAATGGATGACACTATTGACTGGATTATCGGAATGTCACTGTGCTTCATCCCCAATTGTCGAGCGTATTGGGATATCTCCAGGGCTTCGTTGTAGTGACTGCTCTGGAGGCATGTCTCCATTAGCTGTGGCATCTCCAGGATTTCCAGCATCTCCGTGGTTTTCTTCAGGGTCAAAGCGTTTAATCGTTTGTGGGTATTTATGTCCTTTGATCTGTCGCAGAACGATTGACATTTCTCCATaaattggggaattttttccagGAGGTTCTCCAGGTTGTCCTCCGTCTCGGTGAACTGGCGTATTTAATATTGAGGATTAGTCGTGAAAGAATTACAATCTCTCATTGACTCTCATTAGTTCTACTTCATGACTAATTCAATGAGTTATTGACATTTTCCGAAATCAAAACAATTCTCTTCGAAACGAATCATTGAAaagtgaatgaataattatttaggtGTCACTGAGGCACATACCTGGTGGAAGATTTCTCGTGAGCTCTCAGCTGTCTGGATAAATGTTTTGTAGTTGGAAAAAGCCAACTCCTGAGTCGTCTGCAgtacatgatttttttcttccactaAATGGTCTGGCTCTTTGGCTGAAAAATGTCCATGAATGTCATCAGCTGCATTACCTCCTTATTGACTGTAATACTCACTCAACTGTTCGACGTCAAAGGCCCCGAGCTTCGACAAGTACTGATAGAACTCCGGATTATCCTTCCAGGAATCTGGGAATTTATTAACAGAATTATTCTGCCTGTGAGTTTTATTTGCAACAGCTATGTTTATTGGAAACCTCACCTGTTGGCACTCCCTCTGGAAACACCAGCTCAATCACCTTTTCCGTTTCTATGTCCATATTTTATATCACTTTGTACAACTGTGGACAATTATTGTCATTAATTCATCCCAATAAATCAGAACTGACAAACAAATGACTATTTAATTGGTAAATTCTACACGCATGACTCTGGAAAACGTTGACACTTCATCTTGACGTTCTGGCAGTTCGAGTCGCGCATGCGCAACTG encodes:
- the Cog8 gene encoding conserved oligomeric Golgi complex subunit 8, yielding MDIETEKVIELVFPEGVPTDSWKDNPEFYQYLSKLGAFDVEQLTKEPDHLVEEKNHVLQTTQELAFSNYKTFIQTAESSREIFHQFTETEDNLENLLEKIPQFMEKCQSFCDRSKDINTHKRLNALTLKKTTEMLEILEMPQLMETCLQSSHYNEALEISQYARQLGMKHSDIPIIQSIVSSIENSWSGMVGQVIGSLRGDLPLPKCLQLVGLLRSMDAFTEAELRIKFLQARDGWLQGLLNTIPKEDPNYHLTKTIELSRIHLFNIITQYRAMFIDDDHTSTRDSVINESAIFYHWLEEKLSQFLVTLEQDLPGVSSIDSILGQCTYFGQSFGRVGADFTSRMSDIFVRVIGGRFQKSVYKTTRRFEKDMETFTLINKLHRLDVKVESPGKSENPPEELVNFYPLAEYCNGLIATFNELRVCPPVALAEYCTQTIEESLQCVAKGILVFYKQEQQAFTASERESMMKFAECFSDQLVPYIQYCIHAIFPQNQIAMHLDITVGQLQKSGITFLDRKKIVEPLSTLLPLKSVMKESFLPTLPVIEALNAGEPLSSENVDNLESKDSESIVSQENESNINSETIDDVNINS